CCACGACACACTCTCTGGAACTCAATCATCATTTCCAGACACGGTCATCGCTATCAAGTAGACCTGGTTTTATTCGCTTCTTTGCTCTTGATCTTAAATCCCCGCTTGAGGGGGACGCTCTCCCAAAAGGGGAGTAAACAGCCTGGCCTCACAAAGTCTGTACTCGCACCGCGCCACCTCTTGACCCTACTCTCTTCCGATCGGCGAAAAAAACCGTGAAGAGAAGAAAACCCGTCCTTCGAAAGAGCGAGAAGATCGGTTCTTCGTTGGAGCTAAAAACTTTGTTCTTGGTTCGCAAGAGCGTGAGAGACGTCCGTTGTCCTACGTTCTCCGAAAAGAACACGGCCGCTCTTCGGCTTTTGATCTGAAATCCCCTCTGGGAGAGGGGTGGCGGCATGCTCCTGCCGACGGGGTGTGTTCTCTCGTGAGCGAATCGAATGTCTCGACAATGCTCTTTCTCTCCACTTTCAACGCTCCACTCTCCACGGATCTTATGCCCGCGAAGCGATACTGGCGAAGGCGAAGCCTTTACTGGCCGTTCTTTCGCTCTTGCGAACCAAGAACCTGAACGCGCAGCGTCGGAACGAAGAACTTGGGCGCAACGCGCCGGAACTGCTCTTACGCTCAATAGAGAAAACCAAGAAGATAGAGTGGAACGACATTTCCAAATCCCGTTTCAATTCCATCTCTCAACACAATGCCATTTGGAACGTCTCTTAGCTGTTTCTTGCCTTTGTGGGCACCCCCTATTTCGAATACTATCTCCGTGTCTTTTAGGCTCAAAGCGAAGTCTCCATTTTTCGGCACACAGATTCCAAGATGACTTACTTGAGAGACAAAGAAAGCCTCTCTTATCGTTCCCATATTGCTTTCGAGATTCCATTGCGACAGTCCCAAAGCGTAGTAGATGTTCGTCTCACCCAAGAATACTTTCGAACCACTGCGGAGTCCCTTCAAGTCTCTACCGCACGGTGGGACTCTTCTCAAAACTCCCGCCCTCTCCAGTGAATCAAGATAGGCATAGAGTGTTACCTTACTAATTCCCAGATCCCGAGAAAGCGATTCCGGAGATATTGAAGGAACTATGCTGGTGGCCACAAAGGCAATGATCTTCTTGGCTACTGAGGCCGCCTCGCCCCTGAGTGAATTCTCCTGAACGACATCCTGATAGATCGATTTGTCCAGAACATTCAGCAGCCTTTCGTAGTAAGAATTCGAAGCGATCCTGAAGGGATAAGAGCCAACTCTCAGATATTCCCTGAATAACTTCAGTG
The window above is part of the Mesotoga sp. Brook.08.105.5.1 genome. Proteins encoded here:
- a CDS encoding AAA family ATPase, with the translated sequence MIDLQPFFEIHERMLSSTPESFKRYAYYRINWEDRLLGIVGARGCGKTTLLLQKILEKRGVDCLYISADNPLVLKESIYAIGDAFFKIGGKTLIVDEAHRQTGWSNDIKALYDAHPTKQIYFSGSSKFSVLMGTADLSRRAVLHELKHLSFREFVNLETGSDFSAVSPEELLQNHGEMSNTMLRFEPLKLFREYLRVGSYPFRIASNSYYERLLNVLDKSIYQDVVQENSLRGEAASVAKKIIAFVATSIVPSISPESLSRDLGISKVTLYAYLDSLERAGVLRRVPPCGRDLKGLRSGSKVFLGETNIYYALGLSQWNLESNMGTIREAFFVSQVSHLGICVPKNGDFALSLKDTEIVFEIGGAHKGKKQLRDVPNGIVLRDGIETGFGNVVPLYLLGFLY